The window ACAAGCTGACCCCGCTGTTGTGGAGCCTCCCCCTCCTCGGACGGTTGCTTTGCCTCTGACAAACATCGTCCGGGGGTAAAATGTCGTAATTATGTCCGCTACAAAAGAGATATAGCAATTGGGCAAGTGGTGTCACTTCATGCCAGCACTGCGAGCAGATGTTGAACTGTTTGGAGAGTTCCCTTTTAATTAAAGCTTTATGTGTATTTCAAATTATAAATTCCAAGTACAGTGTTTGAAGTATTTGTAATTGATGATGAGCAAAAAATATTATCTTGAGAGCCCATTAAAGTATTTTACACCATAAGAAAAGCTTCACTTTAACCATGGTTGGTTGGGCTTTCTGCAATTGTCTCTTTGTATCATTACACTGGCGATTAACGTAACGTATCACTGTTAATCTAAAGAAAATCATCTCCAAGGCATGTCATTCAGATCCGCTTTACATTTTTGCACCTGTTTATACCACCCTGTCAGTGTcctttgtgtttacatgttgtgAATGTATAACGGAACAGTGTCGGCCCCTGTCACCCTTGTTGTTAATTAGGGCCGAGCTCTCTTTAGTAAGAGCATGTATGATGTTAACACAAGGCTGCCACGGTGAAACAGCACATTGGCTTGGGGACATTAGGAGCTTGGTAAGAGGGCGAGTGAAGCCTTGTGCCGACAAGTCCTCCATCAGTGTGAAATCTCACCGCTCCACAGACAAACATGGCGAGACAGCCCCCAACCCAAGCACTCTGCCACAGGCACATTCCCCACATCCATAAGAAATACCCAAAATATAAGCAATTAGAGCTGAAGCCAAAATATGGAGTCGGCAAAGTCCTTGTTTATGCTTTTAAGTAATGAGCCAATCCATCCAATCTGTTCTGCTTTGTGGCTATTTATATGCTTATTATTAGCTGTTATGATTTATTGGACAGTTGAGGCATTAATTTGCAATCGTTGTGGCCATCTGGTCATGGTCTCTTCAACATGTTGAATTTCACGAGTATGCATTACAGGTCTACAAAATTAGATTCACCAGAACATACCATGTGTATTACTATAAATCAACTTCAATGAGTGGAACTTGCATGTAAGACAGGGCGGGTGCAGTTGCCTCTTATTTTGTAGGATCTCGCTAGGCAACAATTTAATGAGTTATCAGAGTTTTTCATAATCAAGCTTCTGCAGTGTCATCGTGTAAGCACTAGTATTGTACATATAAGACTGCACAGGTCCTCATCCTCATTCATCCACCTGCCCCCAGTGCAGCTCCTGGTGTTTGTATAGATCTGTTACCTGCTTCACTGTCCTGTGAGTAAACGCTGCCTTGCTCAGGAGTCCTCCCTGGAGCCAGTTTACACCCAGCAGACAAAGTGTGTTGTCACCTGAGTGCGCAGTGTTATTGGGTGCGAGCTGCACCACACTATGGCTACTCTTGAAAAGTAGCACACCATTAGGAATATATTAACAACTCGACATTTTGTGTGCAGGTCAGACATCACAGCAGTGAGGACGAGAACTGTGTTCACGCCGTTTTACTCAATCATTAGCAATTAGGTTAAATATCGTGTTAAtggcctttttttcttcaaactgtAGAATTTACTAATTGTTTGTCTGTCtggctgtgtctgtgtgagtgtagGTTATCAGAGCAAGGGTCTGCTCCAGAGGAGATATTGGGTGGCACCCAGGAGAAGGAGGAAATTGAGCAAATGTTTCCCAAGGTTAGTGACAAAACCACAGGGGCAGTAATCTCACTCAACAAGGGCAGCGAGAGGCCAATACACCTGGAGCAGTGATCAACCACTGCCTCCtcaaaccaacacacattacTGAGGACTTGATaatatctttttctttccctttgcGTCCATCTTACCTTTCCTTTTCAGTTCGTCTATTTTCTCCCACCATGTGTAAGTTGCATAAACTAACATCTGGAActaacagaatgtgaagaggttgCAGTGTTGTTATGTCAAAGATGGCTATGTACTGTATTGCAGAAATGTCAATGACataaatgagcatgctaaccagctagcccagGCCTGTCCAGTCTCGTAAAACCACTTGTACCTTGagaggcgatagtgagtcactgtagcatCCACTTTGCCCTCAGTCCAAAGATGAGAGAACCAAGAAGAAGAGCTGCCCTGAGGGCTTGTCAATAATACCGCAAGGGTCCGTGTGCGTTTTGATagttgtttattggattaaattcAAAGTGACCGAAATAGCtagtattatcatttttatccCCAAGGAGACTACTTCGCTGGGAGAAGGGAGGGTAATGGATCCAATTTCTGACACTTTGGATTCAATCAGATAAACAAACTAACATAAATTACACAGTCCGTACAGCTCCTGGTTGGTGGCACACTAAACACAATAtagtcagttttattttgaccATCTTTCGaagtttcagcagtttggaCAAATTCTGAGTattcttgccctgctgttagttaGAAGttggctttttaaaacattttatttcacgATAACTGCAAATTTtgattgtatggacccagttGTAGGGGTGAAATGCTGCCCCTCATTTGTTTGGTGCATGTGGCTAACACAtcatatttttaacaaacaaaacacttatttgctttcgtGCAGAGATTTAGATGAGAATATTGATACTGCGCCAGAGCAGTTGTCAAGGAAAAGGCTCACCATGCCGATGACGCAAAAGCGATGAGAAGagtttattgtttaaatatatatcaatatttaaatcatgaaaCTTGAGAAACAACTGGCGATAGAGGCATAGAGAGTATTATTTCAAATCTTTACAGGGATATCAGAGATCAGGATAGAGACTGGTAACATTGAAGCTGAGGTTATGCTCAGGTGCTGAGATGAGCATATACGGACAAGCACGTAGGACTCATTTCTCTCTCACCTCTGTGTCAAAACGGCCCTGAGCAAACAGAGGATGAGCCTGGCTGGAGGGAGAGCAGGGAAAGGCAAACATCGGTCAGACGAGACCGGTGAAAGCCAGCAGGCATGCAGGAGCATTACTCACCGCAGCTCGGTGCTGACGTCTCAGATCCTCCGCTGCCGGAGAGGCCTGTCACACCTAATGTCATCCTTAAGGAGTCAATCCAGGGTTCAGGCTTTGAGTGTCTGTGAGGCACCTACAGTAGAAATGTGTGGGAACCACCACCACTTTACTTTACCTCAGAATAATATAAGATATCATAATATATGAACCTTATAATACAGCATCAGGGAGCCAGTGATCAACTCTGGGGTAATTTTGaggtcatgttttgttttaattgaatgATATTGCATTATACAGTCATGTTCTTCAATTATTTAAACCACTACATGTATGTGATAAGTTAATGAGAACGTATTAAAGGACAATAGCAGTGTTTCACCATCTTTTATCCCATTTACTCAAATTATATAGTTTATTTGACTACCATAAGGGCTATAGATATTTAAAGTTTACCATATGgcttccttttattttattatgataatCGGCTAGCAGCAAAACTAATTGAATACTAAGTTTTAATTTTGTATCTATTACACAGATAAACTACCATGCAGCAATGGCAAACTTTAGGTAAAATCAAAGCAGATGTTGACAGTAACATCACAACTTTAGCAAGTTTTGTGTCTCATAAAGTTGATTTTCATTCCCCACTTGGTGAAATGGAAATCAGTAGTGACCTGGAAGGagaatgcaaaaatgtttaaatccactagacaacattttatgaaaatgattaGCAGTAACTTTAAGTGCTTTGAAGTAAATGGGTgcaaagatgaaaaaaacactctgaTGGTCCTTTAAGCTttagcaaagcaaagcaaactgAATACAGACTTGATGGCTTTCTCTGAAGTTTATTTGAGTTGCACCTGCATTTTATGAATGGGCTGGGGGATCTATATAGCACCATAGAGATCAATAACATTGAATCACAGTGCTGCAGGCCCACATCAGGAAGTGGCCTAGTGTGACACTTAGCGCtgggtggggtgttggagggGGAGAGTGAGGCGCCAAACGGGACGCTAGGACTGTGGGAAATGACACTGGCTATGACACCTATGACTTTCACACCATAGTAACCTCAGTTCGTATACAAGGGGACGTCcctttttaatttacaaaatgagtGATGGACAAGGAAATGATAGATTAATGTAATATGTGCCACCCACAGATGAAAGCTCCCACATTTGCAACCCTACAGCCTCACTTCATGAGGAGTTTCCGGGACACGATGCCTGATTTGGTAAGTCAGCCATCTTTTATTTACAGTGTGTGGTATCCCACCACAGAGGGAAACGCTCATGTTTACTACTGTGTCTCTATCACAGATTATCCCTGAGATTCCCAAGAAGAGCAGGAAAGCGGAGATTTACTTGAGACGGCTGAGACGAATGCATGATCTTTGTTTAACAAACATGGCTTGCTCTAAAAGGTTGGTAATTCAGCAATAAGGCAGAAACATAAAGGAAATGATGCACTGACATGGATAATTTCACTAATTTTCCTATAAGTTTAGTTTTTAGTAAAAGTCAGAACCAATGGAGAGACAGGAGATCAGAAGAACATTGAGGGAGTCTTTCAACTGCTCCTTAAACTGAGTgaggtttatttttctctgctttctgtGAACTCTGGTCCAGACTGCTGGACGGGGAGATAGACTCACTGAGCTGGCAGGAGGAGCGAGGCAACCAAGATTTGGTTAGTAACACATACCAgccacaacacaacacaacacaacactacAGAGCGCTATGGAAGCTAACACGTAGCTGCTACACACTACATGCCTTTAacctttgtttgtctttcctctGGAAGCAACCATGGCAACAGGTCACACCGAATGTAATTACCAGAATACAGTAGTTATTTGTGAGCATGACACTGCGGTACTACACGTCTGGATGTAAATCATGTGTTTCATGAATTGAGTTATTACCATCCTCGCTCTTCCATAGATGCTTCCCGGCATTGACTCCAAACAACGGATTACAAGCCAAACCAAACAGACGCCTCTCTGCCCTCAGAAACAGTCAAGAAGTGTCTGGAATGACAGGCCTTCATGTCCCCGGCAGCCGAGCAGAGTGACCTCGGCCAGGTGCACAGAGACATAGAtgaatcatatttatttactttgtttgttgGAGACAAAATTCTGATTGTCACTTGgcattgtgcatgtgtgtggctgttttcTTGGCAGCCACCAATCTTTTGAGACTCCGGTTCGGGACACAGAGTTGTGCTGCCGTAAAACACCTGATCCTTTATCCTTTGAAGATGTGTGTCAACAAAAGCATGTAGAGGTAAAAATGTTTCtctgattttattcatttttttaaaaagatgcattgtttgttttaaaatgtccttttttttattgttctatCTTTAGATAATTGATCGTGGGTTCAAGGTGTGGAGAAACTatacagaaaacacatctgAGTGAAGATATCACCACCATAGCATCTCTTATTATCCGCAATGTACAGTTTATTGATGCATTGATGTCTCACATAtgagaaatgtacattttacaaattttactttataaacgtgTTTATTGTCACACTTGTTGCTTACTTTTATAGTGtcatataataacatttttatactttatcaaattatttttaaatatctgtcaATTGTTGATTTTAATCATATACCTGTATACGGTACAGTCCTTATAGATGTGTagattttctgaaataaaagttatactttaataacatttaacTATTTGAGCTGTGATCAGAATTGGTGATAATACAGATATAAAGCCAGTAGTTTGATCTATAAGGGGACAAATTTGTAATACAACTGTTAAGGATGTGGTTGTTGCACTTGAATGCAATTTTCATCTATTTGCTAGCGTCTATTTAGAAAGTAATTTCTGTactaattcattcattttaggGAGCTTCTTTTATCACCTTAAGGATACAGTGTTAAACCACAAACACAGAACTAAAAAACTCCCTGGTTTATTGAAAATGGCCTCAACTGGCTTACCAAATCTGTCCTGGTATAAAGCAATTTTGACAATATTTCATCATAAAATTAGGCAATATTTCTCATAGGAGTTCAAGAAACCATACTGGATCTAAATCTGAGACTTCAGGGACTGAAGACCTACCATGctcacccacccacccacagtGGTTTGGTTTCTGCAGGTGTCGCTTTGATCTAAGTGTCAATACTGACAGGTTGATGTAATAAAATGGGTTGAACTGCGTTATTCAAAAAGCTGTCATCCTGTGGACTTCAATGACATGGCTGCTCCCAGCCAATCGGTGGCAAGCCCGCAAAGATCAAAGAGGAGATGAGCCAACCATCTCTGCTCCAAACACCCGTCCTGAGAAGGAGCTCCTCTTCGGCCTATATATTTGGGAGCTGTTCGTGACGTCCAGCGTACTGAGATaactgcttctctttgtggagacacgagaagaggaaagaggttttgttttgttttcaatctGAACACTGATTAAAACTATTCAGCCCTGGAGCTGCTGGACAGGATGGCCACAAGCGCCAGCGAGAGTCCCGGGAAGGCCAGTCAGAGCCGGGTGGACCACCTCCTCAGTGCCGTGGAGAGTGAGCTGAAGGCCGGCAGCGAGAAGGGCGACCCAACGGAGAAGGAGCTGACATTATCCCTGGATGAGAACGAGCTTTGGCAGAAATTTAAGGATCTTACAAATGAAATGATAGTTACAAAGAATGGCAGGTGAGtctaaatacaaacacacagtacgCAACACCAGATCAGATAAAATATGAATTCTAAATATTaactatttttttatcattatctctttttttatcaagGCGCATGTTTCCGGTAATGAGAGTAAACGTGTCTGGATTGGACCCGAACGCCATGTATTCTCTCTTGCTGGACTTCGTATCTGCGGACAATCACAGGTGGAAATACGTGAACGGGGAGTGGGTCCCGGGTGGCAAACCTGAACCTCAAACCCCCAGCTGTGTGTACATCCACCCGGACTCTCCAAACTTTGGGGCGCACTGGATGAAAGCTCCCGTCTGCTTTAGTAAAGTCAAactcacaaacaaactcaaCGGAGGAGGTCAGGTCAGTAGAAGAGAAAATGCGCAAATTGTACTTATCTTTTCagtcttttccatttttttcttaaaaatccccaaatttcaaaataaaatacacgtGAAAAATATAACTCTGGACATATTAAATAACCATTTTCGTgttgaactgtttttttttcttcagataaTGTTAAATTCCTTGCACAAGTACGAGCCACGTATCCATATAGTTCGGGTTGGAGGCCCGAGGAGGATGATCACCAGCCACTCTTTCCCAGAGACACAGTTCATAGCAGTAACAGCATACCAAAACGAAGAGGTTggcaataaaatatatgtattttaaaagcggattcaaaacaaatattattcaAACGAAAGCATCAATAATGTTTCTTGTATGCGCGCAAAATGTGCGCGTAATTTACGCACAACATTTACGCACAGCATTTTGTGTCGTTTACGATCTTTCTTTggtttttgtcatttatgtTTGGATTTTTAGATAACTTCTCTTAAAATAAAGCATAACCCTTTTGCAAAGGCCTTCCTGGATGCGAAAGACAGGTAAGAATCTGCATTGTTCTCACAACAATATGTAATTTAAGATGTGTAAAAgtttagttgtatttatttaaagtatatcatcaatcatttctttcttttattagaaGTGATCACAAAGACATAAGAGAAGATGCAATTGAAAATCAGCAGTCGACTTATTCTCAATGTGAGTattgtgttatttctttctGATTTCATGTTACACTTTGGAAGCTATGTGGTGCTCTTATGGTTTCATCATGTCTCTTCTCATCTCTGGAACCAGTGGGTGGTTGGTTTATTCCAGGCACAGGCTCTCTCTGCCCTCCTGCCAGTCCTCACAGCCAGTTTGGGAGTCCCATCTCCCTCTCGCCGTCCCACGGCTGTGAGCACTACTCCACCCTGAGAAACCACCGCTCTTCCCCCTACACCAGTCCGTACGCCCATCGGACCAACTCGCCCAGTGAGTGTTCTCTTCCAGCTTTTACCGATACACATCCAGGAATTACACCACTTCCTCTCCGGCTATTAACAAGaaaccacaaacaaatgttGCTGAGCACAGAATGTCTTGCATTCCTCTGGCTTTTGTGTGAGTGGAGCCACAAAGCTGTAAATGGTTGGGCTTTAAACGAGGAATGTATGGAGAGAATATTCACACCTAAACTGTCATACTGATATCAGGGGGACAGGAAGTCTTGAATCATACTGGGTAAAGCAAcgggttatatatatatataatatgatttctgacaaatatatttgaaatcaCCAGCGACCTTTGAACCTTTTAAACCCCAGTGCTTCTGTCGTGTGTTGCAGTCAGTTACTCTGATAACTCGCCCGCCTGTCTGTCGATGCTCTCAAGCCACGATAACTGGTCCGGTCTACAGATGCCAACACACTCCAGCATGATGCCCATGTCCCACAACTCCACCTCTGGTACCACCTCTaggtttgtgttgtgtttatttcattgcaCTAAATTAACTCTTAACCATACAACTCACAACCACAAAGAAGATGACATAGACCGAAAGAAGAACTAATTTGCAAAGTAATCAGAGCAGGACAACTGTGCAAAGTTACAGGTAATAAGGATTATGGATTTTCAAGTAATATTAAAACAGATAATAAGATAAACATACGAACAGTAAACTCAATAGTTAtgctgagaaaagaaaagacaaaatatgaaataaagctTGCATATAGTATATCAGACGTTGATGGAGAAAAATAACTACATGAGTCcagttattttatgcatttcttGTTTTGAGGCAGAGTTGGTTAAGAAATCCATTTGAGCAATATTCTGTGCACCgtaacctcttcacattctgttgaaaatgtttattttttggaatGTTTTAACTGAAATTCTtgccagatcttacacattgcacctttaacctTTTACATGAGTTGCACTTCTAAAACGCCCTAAGAAGAGCTGAGTAAGACCTGTTCTATCTATGTCTCTTTACAGTCAGTACACCAGCCTGTGGTCTGCGAGTAACTCGCCCCTGACTCCCGTGTCCCAGAATGGGGGGATTAACAACAGCCTGAGCTCCCAGTTCCTTCGAGGCTCCAGCAGCCACTATCCAAGCCTGTCTCACTCAGTCACAGTGCCCTCCTCTGGCTCTCCCATGTACGACAGCGGCACGGCAGCAGAAGTGCATGACACAGCTCAGTATGACACTACCCCACACGGGCGACTGCCTTCAGCCTGGACTCCTGTGACACCTCCGTCGCTCTGATGGAAGCGTCTCTGCAAGCTTGGAGAGACGGCCATGAAATAATGTATGCAGGCTGTTTGATATGCTGGGATTTAAAGAGAGAATCAATTCCAAATTAAGtaggttttatttgtttctgaatCAAGTTTTACAGGCAAAGTACTTTTTGGGGCGCTTGAACTAATCCTGAATTAATTAACAAAGATTTCATCACCTCTTAATTGGTACTAATAAGTGCTACAGAGGCTTTGAGTTTTGAAGTAACCCTTTAAAAATGGGCTTTGGTCTCAATAAATCAGCAAGTGTTGTATGTGTTATCAACtcaagaaacaaaatgtatatgtttGCCTATATTTCTGGTAGATTTCCCTTAAAttcagcaaatgtttttgttcagcaAAGCAGGATaaattttaatgtttgtaaacCAAAATCCATTTAATCTGCTTATATTAAGCATAGCTTCATGGAAACAAAGCAGTAGGTAAAAACAATGTacagttgaaaaatataaaaacattgtttatagtGTAAATGAGAAAGTATTTGAGGTTTACAATGTAAATAGACAATGGCTTTGTACCGCAATGATCCCGTTGGAGATATTATGtttcagattatttttaaaatgaaatgaaaaggggGATCTAATGTCAATATTCTGCTATGCAGACGATACACACTTTAccataacattaaaaacatgtcaagGTCTCTCAAATTGCTGTTTTTGAGGCTAGctacatgacaataaaaacttgAATGTGCTTTACTACACTGCGCTTTACGTTGTTGCTTAAATTGTCCAAACTCATCTAACTTGGTCGAAGTATCCTTTTCGTTTTCTGTGTCATTGTGATTCCACAACCCACCATGGGATTTAATTCACTGAAAAATGGGATGCAACCAGATTTCTGGCccatttatttcatcatcatatatacagtatctgGCTATAGACTATCCTccagtgagcattttttttaattataatctACACGGTCGGTTCACAAAGTCAGGTCCAGGGACCTCCAGGGTTGCTTTAGATTAATGGAGGTCCCCACATAAATAAGGGACAGTTTGATTTGAAGTGTTCTTTGATTCCTTGGGAAGTAAAATTGGGTCAGTGGTCTAATTCAAATCTCATTAGCGTTTCTTGATAAGCTTTGCTTTATTTCTACAGAAATCACAGGAGCACCGGTTTAATCAAATAATGAACCTACCTCCCTAAACATGTTAAGCCCCACTCCAAAATACCAGATCTTCCAAAACACATCCCCAAAACCCAATCCCTTAAAATCCCAATAGACTTCCTATGCACGTTTGTTAGTTTTGTCTCTGTTCGTGATTAACATTCAGGCAGCTGTTTATGACCAAATGAGCTGTACTGGTGCAGCAGCTTTGAAATAGAAGGAAACAATAGTAAAtgcaaactaaactaaacttgattttccaaaaacaacacattgctGCATCCTGTATGATCATGATATTAGGCATACTTGAATATGACAAGGAAACATTTTATTGGGgttgtttggtgtttttatttgtcatttcaacaTCGGTATTACAATTTCTGTATAGTGTGACGGTAGCTTAAAAACTCGAGCCCTCCTGGTCCCGTTTTGGAAGTAGAGAAGTAGAGAAGGAACATTTTTCACACATGGGTGAGGAATTACACCCATGTACATCTGAAGGAGAGGATTTGACTGCTGGGACTGTATAGGTGGTCTACGAATGTCGGGTTGAGAAACCCGAGAGATCCACACTCCGCTTTAGCCCTCTCACTCTGTTTCCATTCAGATCTCCCTGACATGAGGGCAGAAATCTCTGAAAAGATATTGGTGACACAACATCATTTCCTGAGTCATGGATCTGGTGATGGTTGTGAAAGTGCATTTACTCAGAAAGGGACCAACTTAAATCATACTCAGTTTAACCACTTGgttaaacacaattttttttatatacttccACCTGTAAAGTTGGataatgcatctttttttcacatttaaatagtATCTGCATGATCCAGTGATTCAGTAGAGCTATATCTTACTGAATCCCATATTCAAATcaactattattttattttttttatgtattatctaCGTCATATGAAATACTGCTGATAGTTTTAGCATGCTTGTAATTTGACCATCACTTCTTGAAGCCTTCCATCAAGGATAACTTAGATGAATTTTAATTTGCTAAAcaacaaactgtttattaaaaCTAGAGAATGGCACTCTGTTTTATCCCCCTTTAAGTAGGCACAGAGCTTTTTAGCACCATCCTGTCATAGTGCGAGCCTAAACATGCATTGTGTTAATTAGGtgagaaaatgtataaagtCTTGTTAGAACTGGCATGAGATGCATATTATCTTGCCACATACTacagtgtggttttttttaatgtttgagcAACATTATTGAACTGAAAGCTTCTAAATTTAAATAGTTTCAAAGGAATATCTCACATAATTTTACTAAAAACTATAGTAACTTATAATAATTGGTGACCCATAGCATATTTTAACTCAAAATGGAATGACGTTTTTTTCATACTACTGTATTTTTAACTGTAAAGGTAGACTGCACAATATGTAAAACTGCTGTCAGCAAGATAACAGATCACACTTAGCTTGACTTCAACTGCATCatagaccaaaaccaacaagaTACACCTGAAGAAAACTCACCTTTTTCCTTCATGGACCACCACTTTGGATGTGGGCCTCCACACCTGCAATATAAAATGGGAAACTTCAGACCAGTCCATCAGACCAGCTTCCCATATTTCCAGTTAGTCTTCTGTTCCACAAGCATACTCCTTATAGAGATTTGTAtagaaaactgaataaaattcacaaaataaaGACTGATACATTGTGCACAATTCCTCATTTGCTGTTAACTGCTGTATTGTCTCCACAGACAACTTCTATTGCCAAAGGAAGGGCATCATGCCGGAGATATTCATGTGTCACGGTGTTGCTGACAGCGGACCTTTAAGGGGTGAGCATCAGGTACAGTAAATTTCTAGAGAAGTGACTCCATGACCTCAGTTATTTGCAAGTAATCCGGCTCCAATTTGTTGGCAGCACACAAGGTAgtcttctttctgtttgtagACTCAATTGTACTAACGATGAAGCCGACCAGGATGCTGTAATACTGATATTTATCCACCTTTATTGACAGGTAGGAGGGGGAGCATGAGgttggtatttttttatatacagctGAGCAGCTGTTGATTGCATCATACTTCAGTTGATGTAAGATGTAGGAATGAAGCATCAACTTTAAATTAGTGTATGTATTTTATCAGACCTTGCTGACGTATTGTTACTAAACCTGTTTTGGCTGTGGATGACCTCTATAGTATAGATTGCAAAGTAGCATGCATGTTATTAAAGTGTCGCACTCAAGGTCAGGATGACAATCTGAGTCTTGTTTTAAGTCCCGACTGGTTATGAAGTACAGAACAATCTTTGTCCTCCAAGCAGTATTTCATCACCTCTATATGTGCAACAGGAGATTTTATTGTGACATTATGACCTTTGGTGTCATCTTTTTGTGTGGTTTGCACTTAATTAAGCTGCATATCGGTGTGTTTTACAGCAGAGCACTTATAGGGAACACTAAACAAAAGTAATATGTTTAGAGTATACTGTAAGGTGTTTGAATATTAAGACATAGAGCGACTCAAAGAGCAGAGACAGCGTAAAGACAGGCATTATGGACAAAGTGAGACGATGCCAGTCAACAGGCACAAGAGCCCATTCAGCCCAGAAGATCAAGGTCAGTGTATGAGGACATCATGACATCCTCCCCCTCGTACAAGTAGCAACCACAGaatgacaggaagagacagatgTCTAATCCGCGAAATCTAACTAGTGGATGAAATGGTCTCCGTCTGTATAGTTAACAAGTCACCATGTGCATATACTAGTGTGTGTGTCCAAtggctgtttgtctgtgtacagAAATATGTAAACTGAGGAGTAATACATATCAAATCAAGataatatcaaacaaagaaGGGGtctaatttcttattttttgtgcacttttatataaataaatgcacagcAAATCTATAAAGGTTCATGTAAATTGCTGTTGTTAACTATTGCAAATTGAATAGAAGAACTGAAGTAAAAAGCATATTGTAGAATGATATACAATCATTACATTCTTGTGATTTGCTCTAAGAGCCATTATGTCCTTATAAGGAATAATGTTTAAAGCGAGAAAAGATAATGGGACatctatcaaaaaaaaaaatctaaaaagccATGAAGGCAGGGTATTTCTCTAAGCCTAATAATCCCATTATGATCCCGATGAAAAAAAGCTCTCTGT is drawn from Anoplopoma fimbria isolate UVic2021 breed Golden Eagle Sablefish chromosome 6, Afim_UVic_2022, whole genome shotgun sequence and contains these coding sequences:
- the tbxtb gene encoding T-box transcription factor T translates to MATSASESPGKASQSRVDHLLSAVESELKAGSEKGDPTEKELTLSLDENELWQKFKDLTNEMIVTKNGRRMFPVMRVNVSGLDPNAMYSLLLDFVSADNHRWKYVNGEWVPGGKPEPQTPSCVYIHPDSPNFGAHWMKAPVCFSKVKLTNKLNGGGQIMLNSLHKYEPRIHIVRVGGPRRMITSHSFPETQFIAVTAYQNEEITSLKIKHNPFAKAFLDAKDRSDHKDIREDAIENQQSTYSQLGGWFIPGTGSLCPPASPHSQFGSPISLSPSHGCEHYSTLRNHRSSPYTSPYAHRTNSPISYSDNSPACLSMLSSHDNWSGLQMPTHSSMMPMSHNSTSGTTSSQYTSLWSASNSPLTPVSQNGGINNSLSSQFLRGSSSHYPSLSHSVTVPSSGSPMYDSGTAAEVHDTAQYDTTPHGRLPSAWTPVTPPSL